A part of Dermacentor variabilis isolate Ectoservices chromosome 10, ASM5094787v1, whole genome shotgun sequence genomic DNA contains:
- the LOC142560728 gene encoding uncharacterized protein LOC142560728 has translation MKRFPRRTFCADYSKRHKQRIEKGRNFRSVKTLNVAALKKVLLPEEALRVRESDFICQNCYRRFKEDIDNMQAESTETFEEFRPGEEIVENLNSSVSLTSEISPLKPPSALKKRLRLSYAKRKQEEVARAMVTKIRSGIQAAYNIPETSRASQEKCAQCSSWEDNLHSAYNRCTSFQERCQLLTLLPRNLTVKYVQEVIPEATRYVIQKSKKMVDEDGVWSTQERYTRCKLQHEDITTVLEYYTMDELDCSRQTPNKKDVVRIEKEGEKEWVPKRFMTRSLREAFRLYKQAHPASQVGLTKFISLRPKWVKCSPQWQVCVCVCCANFQLCLVGLQNASGRSLSPDDMQSLCVCQEPTASCFLRNCEHCPQDGIFTLENFDMSSEDEVLIASWEYGELVKKTLTASSFMREFLRMTMKWIPHNYIRSVQAKAIHEEKQSCERGAIVLHFDFAENWTVVLPDAVQAYHWQKKQVTVFTCVVTSRKSTQNYAVISDDMSHDSAHACLALSKIKAHLEDNAPIYTKITHVSDGAPAHFKNKYQFHELQRSECQEMKWMFSATGHGKNACDGVGGLVKHRASHHNLRKPASEAIQTASGFVDAIQGTLKNITILELPQRELADFREMKKEEWKTAKKVPGVQTLHMWKYVQSNGGSASYVASTAASEWKRL, from the coding sequence ATGAAGAGATTTCCGCGGCGAACGTTTTGTGCCGACTACTCAAAAAGGCACAAACAGAGAATTGAAAAAGGACGTAATTTTCGCAGTGTAAAGACACTCAATGTCGCTGCTCTCAAAAAAGTCCTACTTCCCGAAGAAGCTCTCCGAGTACGAGAAAGTGACTTCATCTGTCAGAATTGTTACCGTCGGTTCAAAGAAGACATAGATAATATGCAGGCAGAGTCGACCGAAACATTCGAAGAATTCCGCCCTGGAGAAGAAATCGTAGAAAATTTAAACTCCAGTGTCAGCCTTACCTCCGAAATCTCGCCCCTAAAGCCACCGAGCGCTCTAAAAAAACGCCTCagactttcctatgcaaagcgaaagcaggAAGAGGTGGCCAGAGCTATGGTGACGAAAATACGATCAGGGATACAGGCAGCATATAATATCCCAGAGACTTCGCGTGCGTCGCAAGAAAAGTGTGCGCAATGCAGCAGCTGGGAAGACAACCTACATTCTGCCTACAATAGGTGTACGTCCTTTCAAGAGCGTTGCCAGCTGCTGACACTGCTACCACGCAACCTAACTgtgaaatatgtgcaggaagTTATTCCAGAGGCAACGAGGTACGTTATTCAAAAATCGAAGAAGATGGTGGATGAAGACGGCGTATGGTCAACACAGGAGCGATATACAAGATGTAAGCTACAACACGAAGACATTACCACCGTTTTAGAATATTACACCATGGATGAACTCGATTGCTCTAGACAGACACCGAACAAAAAGGATGTTGTGAGAATCGAAAAGGAGGGAGAGAAGGAATGGGTACCTAAACGGTTCATGACACGGTCCTTGCGAGAAGCATTCCGCCTCTACAAGCAAGCTCACCCTGCCTCCCAGGTTGGCCTCACAAAATTCATATCCTTGCGTCCTAAGTGGGTGAAATGCTCGCCACAGTGGcaagtgtgtgtctgcgtgtgctgTGCAAACTTTCAGTTGTGCCTCGTGGGACTGCAGAACGCCTCTGGAAGGTCGCTTTCTCCCGACGATATGCAGAGTCTCTGCGTATGCCAGGAACCTACTGCGTCATGTTTCCTCAGGAATTGTGAGCACTGTCCACAAGATGGCATTTTCACTTTGGAAAATTTTGACATGAGCAGCGAGGACGAGGTGTTGATTGCTTCATGGGAATACGGTGAGCTAGTTAAAAAAACTCTGACCGCTTCATCATTTATGAGAGAATTTCTAAGAATGACCATGAAATGGATTCCCCACAACTATATCAGATCTGTGCAAGCAAAAGCAATACATGAAGAAAAACAGAGCTGCGAGAGAGGTGCAATTGTTTTGCATTTTGATTTCGCCGAAAACTGGACAGTTGTGCTTCCAGACGCAGTACAAGCGTACCATTGGCAGAAAAAGCAGGTCACCGTGTTTACCTGCGTTGTCACGTCAAGAAAATCGACTCAGAACTACGCCGTTATTTCCGACGATATGTCTCATGATTCAGCTCATGCATGTTTGGCTCTgtcaaaaatcaaagcacacctcGAAGACAACGCGCCAATCTACACCAAGATAACACATGTGAGCGACGGGGCTCCCGCTCACTTCAAGAATAAATATCAGTTTCATGAGCTACAACGCAGTGAATGTCAAGAGATGAAATGGATGTTTTCGGCCACTGGACATGGCAAAAATGCTTGCGACGGCGTTGGTGGCCTTGTGAAACATCGAGCATCACACCACAACTTGCGGAAGCCTGCAAGTGAGGCCATACAAACAGCCAGCGGCTTCGTGGACGCAATTCAAGGAACGCTAAAGAATATCACCATTCTGGAGCTCCCACAGAGGGAGCTTGCAGACTTTCGCGAAATGAAGAAGGAAGAATGGAAAACGGCAAAGAAAGTGCCTGGAGTTCAGACACTCCACATGTGGAAGTACGTTCAATCAAATGGAGGCAGTGCATCCTACGTGGCATCCACCGCTGCTTCGGAATGGAAGAGACTGTGA